The following are encoded together in the Daucus carota subsp. sativus chromosome 5, DH1 v3.0, whole genome shotgun sequence genome:
- the LOC108223401 gene encoding zinc finger chaperone ZPR1 isoform X7 codes for MKSQAPPSQPSSPYHSYASGRTDSNVIDIVAALEYLHFNRLAPSVDPSLAIKFYERTPKQQALLGYLANPSQLEKHAGEAPAEGTNNGVANETIEPHGSVGARAGRRAIAQCAGTQISDALFRYSAPEEVMTFPSTCGTCAASCGTQMFVTKIPYFQEVIVMASTCDACGYRNSELKAGGCIPAKGKKVIVSVKNIKDLSRDVIKHV; via the exons ATGAAATCTCAGGCTCCACCTTCACAACCATCATCTCCGTACCATTCCTATGCCTCCGGGAGAACCGATTCGAATGTTATCGACATTGTCGCGGCGCTTGAGTATCTTCATTTTAATAG GCTTGCTCCTTCTGTTGACCCATCATTGGCTATCAAGTTCTATGAGAGAACTCCTAAACAACAGGCATTACTGGGCTACCTTGCGAATCCATCACAATTGGAAAAGCATGCTGGCGAAGCTCCTGCTGAAGGAACAAACAATGGCGTTGCTAATGAAACTATAGAACCACATGGATCAGTTGGGGCAAGAGCTGGTCGTCGAGCCATTGCTCAGTGTGCTGGTACACAGATCTCTGATGCTTTGTTTCGGTACTCTGCACCAGAAGAG GTGATGACATTTCCATCAACATGTGGAACCTGTGCTGCCAGTTGCGGAACCCAGATGTTTGTAACCA AGATCCCATACTTTCAAGAAGTAATTGTCATGGCATCTACTTGCGACGCTTGTGGTTACCGCAATTCTGAG tTGAAGGCTGGTGGTTGTATTCCTGCAAAAGGGAAGAAAGTTATAGTTTCTGTGAAAAACATTAAAGATCTAAGCCGTGATGTAATTAAG CATGTGTAA
- the LOC108223401 gene encoding zinc finger chaperone ZPR1 isoform X4, with the protein MKSQAPPSQPSSPYHSYASGRTDSNVIDIVAALEYLHFNSLKSEECVTLDRLAPSVDPSLAIKFYERTPKQQALLGYLANPSQLEKHAGEAPAEGTNNGVANETIEPHGSVGARAGRRAIAQCAGTQISDALFRYSAPEEVMTFPSTCGTCAASCGTQMFVTKIPYFQEVIVMASTCDACGYRNSELKAGGCIPAKGKKVIVSVKNIKDLSRDVIKLFQGSLCLNIMWDTN; encoded by the exons ATGAAATCTCAGGCTCCACCTTCACAACCATCATCTCCGTACCATTCCTATGCCTCCGGGAGAACCGATTCGAATGTTATCGACATTGTCGCGGCGCTTGAGTATCTTCATTTTAATAG TCTGAAGAGTGAAGAGTGTGTTACCCTGGATAGGCTTGCTCCTTCTGTTGACCCATCATTGGCTATCAAGTTCTATGAGAGAACTCCTAAACAACAGGCATTACTGGGCTACCTTGCGAATCCATCACAATTGGAAAAGCATGCTGGCGAAGCTCCTGCTGAAGGAACAAACAATGGCGTTGCTAATGAAACTATAGAACCACATGGATCAGTTGGGGCAAGAGCTGGTCGTCGAGCCATTGCTCAGTGTGCTGGTACACAGATCTCTGATGCTTTGTTTCGGTACTCTGCACCAGAAGAG GTGATGACATTTCCATCAACATGTGGAACCTGTGCTGCCAGTTGCGGAACCCAGATGTTTGTAACCA AGATCCCATACTTTCAAGAAGTAATTGTCATGGCATCTACTTGCGACGCTTGTGGTTACCGCAATTCTGAG tTGAAGGCTGGTGGTTGTATTCCTGCAAAAGGGAAGAAAGTTATAGTTTCTGTGAAAAACATTAAAGATCTAAGCCGTGATGTAATTAAG TTATTTCAAGGATCTCTTTGCTTGAATATCATGTGGGACACAAATTAA
- the LOC108223401 gene encoding zinc finger chaperone ZPR1 isoform X2: protein MKSQAPPSQPSSPYHSYASGRTDSNVIDIVAALEYLHFNRLAPSVDPSLAIKFYERTPKQQALLGYLANPSQLEKHAGEAPAEGTNNGVANETIEPHGSVGARAGRRAIAQCAGTQISDALFRYSAPEEVMTFPSTCGTCAASCGTQMFVTKIPYFQEVIVMASTCDACGYRNSELKAGGCIPAKGKKVIVSVKNIKDLSRDVIKACYTISYWWSLSTLRIEISTLFSQLFQGSLCLNIMWDTN from the exons ATGAAATCTCAGGCTCCACCTTCACAACCATCATCTCCGTACCATTCCTATGCCTCCGGGAGAACCGATTCGAATGTTATCGACATTGTCGCGGCGCTTGAGTATCTTCATTTTAATAG GCTTGCTCCTTCTGTTGACCCATCATTGGCTATCAAGTTCTATGAGAGAACTCCTAAACAACAGGCATTACTGGGCTACCTTGCGAATCCATCACAATTGGAAAAGCATGCTGGCGAAGCTCCTGCTGAAGGAACAAACAATGGCGTTGCTAATGAAACTATAGAACCACATGGATCAGTTGGGGCAAGAGCTGGTCGTCGAGCCATTGCTCAGTGTGCTGGTACACAGATCTCTGATGCTTTGTTTCGGTACTCTGCACCAGAAGAG GTGATGACATTTCCATCAACATGTGGAACCTGTGCTGCCAGTTGCGGAACCCAGATGTTTGTAACCA AGATCCCATACTTTCAAGAAGTAATTGTCATGGCATCTACTTGCGACGCTTGTGGTTACCGCAATTCTGAG tTGAAGGCTGGTGGTTGTATTCCTGCAAAAGGGAAGAAAGTTATAGTTTCTGTGAAAAACATTAAAGATCTAAGCCGTGATGTAATTAAG GCATGCTACACTATTAGCTACTGGTGGAGCTTGAGTACTCTCCGGATTGagatatcaactctgttttctcaG TTATTTCAAGGATCTCTTTGCTTGAATATCATGTGGGACACAAATTAA
- the LOC108223401 gene encoding zinc finger chaperone ZPR1 isoform X5 — MKSQAPPSQPSSPYHSYASGRTDSNVIDIVAALEYLHFNRLAPSVDPSLAIKFYERTPKQQALLGYLANPSQLEKHAGEAPAEGTNNGVANETIEPHGSVGARAGRRAIAQCAGTQISDALFRYSAPEEVMTFPSTCGTCAASCGTQMFVTKIPYFQEVIVMASTCDACGYRNSELKAGGCIPAKGKKVIVSVKNIKDLSRDVIKLFQGSLCLNIMWDTN, encoded by the exons ATGAAATCTCAGGCTCCACCTTCACAACCATCATCTCCGTACCATTCCTATGCCTCCGGGAGAACCGATTCGAATGTTATCGACATTGTCGCGGCGCTTGAGTATCTTCATTTTAATAG GCTTGCTCCTTCTGTTGACCCATCATTGGCTATCAAGTTCTATGAGAGAACTCCTAAACAACAGGCATTACTGGGCTACCTTGCGAATCCATCACAATTGGAAAAGCATGCTGGCGAAGCTCCTGCTGAAGGAACAAACAATGGCGTTGCTAATGAAACTATAGAACCACATGGATCAGTTGGGGCAAGAGCTGGTCGTCGAGCCATTGCTCAGTGTGCTGGTACACAGATCTCTGATGCTTTGTTTCGGTACTCTGCACCAGAAGAG GTGATGACATTTCCATCAACATGTGGAACCTGTGCTGCCAGTTGCGGAACCCAGATGTTTGTAACCA AGATCCCATACTTTCAAGAAGTAATTGTCATGGCATCTACTTGCGACGCTTGTGGTTACCGCAATTCTGAG tTGAAGGCTGGTGGTTGTATTCCTGCAAAAGGGAAGAAAGTTATAGTTTCTGTGAAAAACATTAAAGATCTAAGCCGTGATGTAATTAAG TTATTTCAAGGATCTCTTTGCTTGAATATCATGTGGGACACAAATTAA
- the LOC108221524 gene encoding LOW QUALITY PROTEIN: peroxidase 24 (The sequence of the model RefSeq protein was modified relative to this genomic sequence to represent the inferred CDS: deleted 2 bases in 1 codon; substituted 1 base at 1 genomic stop codon), whose protein sequence is MNKFHIVILLVFVLGVLRASGLSENFYKDSCRQAETLVRNITWSRAQNDSRLGAKILRLHYHDCFVRGCDASILLDTAGTNAAAEKDARPNLSLLGFEVIDEIKSEIEKVCPQVVSCSDILALAARDAVSFPFKKKMWEVLTGRRDGTISLSSEVTGNLPGASSNFTTLKNIFAAKGLNVNDLVALSGAHTIGVSHCGPITRRLYNFTGNGDTDPSLDESYAATLKTQCPNPASAAITVEMDPQSSESFDAHYFTALKQHKGLFQSDASLLTDPASAKIVDSLLKPDSFFSEFGKSMKNMGDXIAYWKCWRD, encoded by the exons ATGAATAAGTTTCACATTGTTATTCTCTTGGTGTTTGTCTTGGGAGTTTTAAGGGCTTCCGGTCTGAGTGAAAACTTTTACAAGGATAGTTGTCGACAAGCTGAGACGCTTGTGAGGAACATTACTTGGAGCAGAGCTCAAAATGATTCCAGACTGGGTGCTAAAATACTTAGGCTTCATTACCATGATTGCTTTGTCAGG GGCTGTGATGCATCTATACTACTAGACACAGCGGGAACAAATGCAGCAGCAGAGAAGGATGCAAGGCCAAACCTGTCACTTCTAGGCTTTGAAGTAATAGATGAAATCAAGTCTGAAATCGAGAAAGTATGCCCTCAAGTTGTTTCGTGTTCTGACATTCTAGCCTTGGCTGCTCGTGACGCTGTCTCCTTCCCA TTTAAGAAGAAAATGTGGGAGGTACTCACCGGGAGACGGGACGGAACGATTTCCCTCTCATCAGAGGTCACTGGAAACTTGCCTGGAGCTTCCTCAAACTTCACCACACTTAAGAATATATTTGCAGCAAAAGGTCTCAACGTCAATGATCTTGTAGCATTATCAG GTGCTCATACCATTGGAGTATCTCATTGTGGACCAATTACAAGAAGATTGTATAATTTTACTGGCAACGGCGACACGGATCCTTCTTTAGATGAATCTTACGCGGCAACTTTGAAGACGCAATGCCCGAATCCAGCTAGTGCTGCTATAACTGTTGAGATGGATCCTCAAAGCTCTGAATCATTTGATGCTCATTATTTCACTGCACTCAAACAACACAAGGGTTTGTTTCAGTCTGATGCATCACTTCTTACAGATCCCGCTTCAGCAAAAATAGTGGACTCACTGCTAAAACCCGACTCTTTCTTCTCTGAGTTTGGGAAATCAATGAAGAATATGGGG GATTGAATTGCTTACTGGAAGTGCTGGAGAGATTAG
- the LOC108223401 gene encoding zinc finger chaperone ZPR1 isoform X6 codes for MKSQAPPSQPSSPYHSYASGRTDSNVIDIVAALEYLHFNSLKSEECVTLDRLAPSVDPSLAIKFYERTPKQQALLGYLANPSQLEKHAGEAPAEGTNNGVANETIEPHGSVGARAGRRAIAQCAGTQISDALFRYSAPEEVMTFPSTCGTCAASCGTQMFVTKIPYFQEVIVMASTCDACGYRNSELKAGGCIPAKGKKVIVSVKNIKDLSRDVIKHV; via the exons ATGAAATCTCAGGCTCCACCTTCACAACCATCATCTCCGTACCATTCCTATGCCTCCGGGAGAACCGATTCGAATGTTATCGACATTGTCGCGGCGCTTGAGTATCTTCATTTTAATAG TCTGAAGAGTGAAGAGTGTGTTACCCTGGATAGGCTTGCTCCTTCTGTTGACCCATCATTGGCTATCAAGTTCTATGAGAGAACTCCTAAACAACAGGCATTACTGGGCTACCTTGCGAATCCATCACAATTGGAAAAGCATGCTGGCGAAGCTCCTGCTGAAGGAACAAACAATGGCGTTGCTAATGAAACTATAGAACCACATGGATCAGTTGGGGCAAGAGCTGGTCGTCGAGCCATTGCTCAGTGTGCTGGTACACAGATCTCTGATGCTTTGTTTCGGTACTCTGCACCAGAAGAG GTGATGACATTTCCATCAACATGTGGAACCTGTGCTGCCAGTTGCGGAACCCAGATGTTTGTAACCA AGATCCCATACTTTCAAGAAGTAATTGTCATGGCATCTACTTGCGACGCTTGTGGTTACCGCAATTCTGAG tTGAAGGCTGGTGGTTGTATTCCTGCAAAAGGGAAGAAAGTTATAGTTTCTGTGAAAAACATTAAAGATCTAAGCCGTGATGTAATTAAG CATGTGTAA
- the LOC108223402 gene encoding uncharacterized protein LOC108223402 has protein sequence MLELSFKSSFKGLAPDIPSRPLFAMHSLNPCHYPGPGFKIIQVCNPEPFIRPARVDDPILDNWHDFVTFWPPLKKSLLPGYYGIWDYMGFWLYQTHKHGSQKLFIGDFLQVALRLGKNYIQKIEDFMRGFISEYGSSHGGMFLCGDFRDKLERALKFKARVVFGWQEKSSSEEDSNSEEEKDKEKSEQPYILDLFTIQILLDLDLKPIDYATIQRCIEDPSYFMMSL, from the exons ATGCTGGAGTTGTCATTCAAATCAAGTTTCAAAGGTTTGGCCCCAGATATACCAAGTCGGCCACTATTTGCTATGCACAGTCTGAATCCGTGCCATTATCCTGGACCTGGATTTAAGATTATCCAGGTGTGCAACCCTGAGCCATTTATTCGACCCGCTCGGGTCGATGATCCCATA CTGGATAATTGGCATGACTTCGTTACATTCTGGCCTCCTCTAAAAAAGAGTCTACTGCCCGGTTACTATGGCATATGGGATTATATGGGGTTCTGGCTTTATCAGACCCACAAGCATGGGTcacagaagctgtttattggagaCTTCCTCCAGGTTGCATTAAGACTAGGAAAGAACTACATTCAAAAGATCGAAGATTTTATGAGAGGATTTATAAGCGAATATGGATCCAGCCATGGAGGGATGTTTCTTTGTGGGGATTTTCGAGATAAATTGGAAAGAGCCCTAAAGTTCAAGGCTAGAGTTGTTTTTGGTTGGCAGGAAAAATCTAGTTCGGAGGAGGATTCTAATTCAGAAGAGGAGAAAGATAAGGAAAAATCGGAGCAACCCTACATTTTGGATTTATTTACCATACAAATCCTTCTGGACCTTGACCTAAAACCTATCGACTACGCAACCATTCAAAGGTGCATTGAAGATCCGAGTTATTTTATGATGTCCCTGTGA
- the LOC108223401 gene encoding zinc finger chaperone ZPR1 isoform X3: protein MKSQAPPSQPSSPYHSYASGRTDSNVIDIVAALEYLHFNSLKSEECVTLDRLAPSVDPSLAIKFYERTPKQQALLGYLANPSQLEKHAGEAPAEGTNNGVANETIEPHGSVGARAGRRAIAQCAGTQISDALFRYSAPEEVMTFPSTCGTCAASCGTQMFVTKIPYFQEVIVMASTCDACGYRNSELKAGGCIPAKGKKVIVSVKNIKDLSRDVIKACYTISYWWSLSTLRIEISTLFSQHV, encoded by the exons ATGAAATCTCAGGCTCCACCTTCACAACCATCATCTCCGTACCATTCCTATGCCTCCGGGAGAACCGATTCGAATGTTATCGACATTGTCGCGGCGCTTGAGTATCTTCATTTTAATAG TCTGAAGAGTGAAGAGTGTGTTACCCTGGATAGGCTTGCTCCTTCTGTTGACCCATCATTGGCTATCAAGTTCTATGAGAGAACTCCTAAACAACAGGCATTACTGGGCTACCTTGCGAATCCATCACAATTGGAAAAGCATGCTGGCGAAGCTCCTGCTGAAGGAACAAACAATGGCGTTGCTAATGAAACTATAGAACCACATGGATCAGTTGGGGCAAGAGCTGGTCGTCGAGCCATTGCTCAGTGTGCTGGTACACAGATCTCTGATGCTTTGTTTCGGTACTCTGCACCAGAAGAG GTGATGACATTTCCATCAACATGTGGAACCTGTGCTGCCAGTTGCGGAACCCAGATGTTTGTAACCA AGATCCCATACTTTCAAGAAGTAATTGTCATGGCATCTACTTGCGACGCTTGTGGTTACCGCAATTCTGAG tTGAAGGCTGGTGGTTGTATTCCTGCAAAAGGGAAGAAAGTTATAGTTTCTGTGAAAAACATTAAAGATCTAAGCCGTGATGTAATTAAG GCATGCTACACTATTAGCTACTGGTGGAGCTTGAGTACTCTCCGGATTGagatatcaactctgttttctcaG CATGTGTAA
- the LOC108223401 gene encoding zinc finger chaperone ZPR1 isoform X1 — translation MKSQAPPSQPSSPYHSYASGRTDSNVIDIVAALEYLHFNSLKSEECVTLDRLAPSVDPSLAIKFYERTPKQQALLGYLANPSQLEKHAGEAPAEGTNNGVANETIEPHGSVGARAGRRAIAQCAGTQISDALFRYSAPEEVMTFPSTCGTCAASCGTQMFVTKIPYFQEVIVMASTCDACGYRNSELKAGGCIPAKGKKVIVSVKNIKDLSRDVIKACYTISYWWSLSTLRIEISTLFSQLFQGSLCLNIMWDTN, via the exons ATGAAATCTCAGGCTCCACCTTCACAACCATCATCTCCGTACCATTCCTATGCCTCCGGGAGAACCGATTCGAATGTTATCGACATTGTCGCGGCGCTTGAGTATCTTCATTTTAATAG TCTGAAGAGTGAAGAGTGTGTTACCCTGGATAGGCTTGCTCCTTCTGTTGACCCATCATTGGCTATCAAGTTCTATGAGAGAACTCCTAAACAACAGGCATTACTGGGCTACCTTGCGAATCCATCACAATTGGAAAAGCATGCTGGCGAAGCTCCTGCTGAAGGAACAAACAATGGCGTTGCTAATGAAACTATAGAACCACATGGATCAGTTGGGGCAAGAGCTGGTCGTCGAGCCATTGCTCAGTGTGCTGGTACACAGATCTCTGATGCTTTGTTTCGGTACTCTGCACCAGAAGAG GTGATGACATTTCCATCAACATGTGGAACCTGTGCTGCCAGTTGCGGAACCCAGATGTTTGTAACCA AGATCCCATACTTTCAAGAAGTAATTGTCATGGCATCTACTTGCGACGCTTGTGGTTACCGCAATTCTGAG tTGAAGGCTGGTGGTTGTATTCCTGCAAAAGGGAAGAAAGTTATAGTTTCTGTGAAAAACATTAAAGATCTAAGCCGTGATGTAATTAAG GCATGCTACACTATTAGCTACTGGTGGAGCTTGAGTACTCTCCGGATTGagatatcaactctgttttctcaG TTATTTCAAGGATCTCTTTGCTTGAATATCATGTGGGACACAAATTAA
- the LOC108220792 gene encoding UDP-galactose/UDP-glucose transporter 3, whose protein sequence is MESHATGLRRILVLVFCVTGIWSAYIYQGILQETVSTKKFGAEKKRFEHLAFLNLAQNVVCLIWSFIMIRLWSSGSTGGAPWWSYWSAGITNTIGPAMGIEALKYISYPAQVLAKSSKMIPVMLMGTLVYGIRYTIPEYVCTLLVAGGVSAFALLKTSSKTIKKLANPNAPLGYGLCFLNLAFDGFTNATQDSISARYPKTSAWDIMLGMNLWGTIYNLAFMFGWPSASGYDAIAFCKQHPEAAWDIFLYCLCGAVGQNFIFLTISRFGSLANTTITTTRKFVSIVVSSVLSGNPLSSKQWGCVGMVFCGLSYQIYLKWQKLQRSQKKRKAM, encoded by the exons ATGGAGTCTCACGCCACCGGACTCCGACGAATTCTAGTTCTTGTGTTTTGTGTTACTGGCATTTGGTCTGCTTATATATATCAAGGCATTCTTCAAGAGACCGT GTCAACAAAGAAGTTTGGAGCGGAAAAGAAGAGATTTGAACACCTTGCATTTTTGAATTTAGCTCAAAATGTTGTGTGTTTAATATGGTCCTTTATAa TGATAAGATTATGGTCAAGTGGAAGCACGGGAGGTGCTCCGTGGTGGAGTTACTGGAGTGCTGGCATTACGAATACGATTGGGCCTGCTATGGGTATTGAAGCTTTGAAGTATATAAGTTATCCTGCTCAG GTGCTGGCAAAATCGTCTAAAATGATTCCAG TGATGCTGATGGGGACGTTGGTTTATGGTATCCGATACACGATTCCGGAGTATGTATGTACTCTCCTTGTTGCTGGTGGAGTATCAGCATTTGCACTTCTGAAG ACTAGCTCAAAAACTATAAAAAAGCTCGCTAACCCTAATGCTCCACTGGGTTACGGGTTGTGTTTCCTAAACCTGGCTTTTGACGGTTTCACCAATGCAACACAGGATTCAATTTCTGCAAG GTACCCTAAAACAAGTGCCTGGGATATCATGCTAGGAATGAATTTGTGGGGAACCATTTATAACCTGGCCTTCATGTTTGGGTGGCCTAGTGCCAGTGGGTATGACGCCATTGCATTTTGCAAGCAGCATCCTGAGGCAGCATGGGACATTTTTCTCTACTGTCTCTGTGGGGCAGTTGGACAGAACTTCATATTTTTAACCATAAGCCGGTTTGGGTCGCTGGCTAACACAACTATTACTACAACGCGGAAGTTTGTTAGCATAGTGGTATCTTCTGTGCTGAGTGGCAACCCTTTATCTTCCAAGCAATGGGGTTGTGTTGGAATGGTCTTTTGCGGATTGTCATACCAGATTTACCTCAAGTGGCAGAAATTGCAGAGATCGCAAAAGAAGAGGAAGGCCATGTAG
- the LOC108221525 gene encoding uncharacterized protein LOC108221525 — protein MSSCCSSHIQTPGLCSCGFSPVLRTSWTDANPGRRFWGCSQYVRNRSRDCNFHMWHDPAVGDRAKNIIPGLLRRIQRLEDEIMRRRNKEKMLFIWLISALVIICFLVIVCVVIVL, from the exons ATGTCTTCTTGCTGCTCGTCTCACATTCAAACACCTGGGTTGTGCTCTTGTGGATTCAGTCCAGTTCTCAGGACGTCATGGACTGATGCAAATCCAGGAAGGAGGTTCTGGGGATGTAGCCAATACGTG AGGAATCGAAGCCGAGATTGTAACTTCCACATGTGGCATGACCCAGCTGTTGGGGATAGAGCGAAGAACATCATACCAGGCTTGCTCCGAAGGATTCAACGACTGGAGGACGAAATAATGCGAAGGAGAAACAAGGAGAAGATGTTGTTCATCTGGTTGATTAGCGCACTTGTTATTATCTGTTTTCTTGTAATTGTTTGTGTTGTCATTGTACTTTGA